In the genome of Cuculus canorus isolate bCucCan1 chromosome 26, bCucCan1.pri, whole genome shotgun sequence, one region contains:
- the LOC128849202 gene encoding uncharacterized protein LOC128849202 yields the protein METEAAATLLVAILSKRGHELPAKLLIKLLHLGRKWGHFTDPHTMFFVTEWRDYGETLWQKTISRTDNDEKEVKAVRGDCTITKRGKEPFGGCGETWRTVLNTLQALKAESKVAAAAVRATAPPNPPAEPHRTTSRTSAFFGVSQNYPMKGMTGKVCTGVCELLNPTVKRGNASEDINGPVAPQAPDVHPSEGGSAMTQEPEVPTVAAALIKCGAARAVGLARNQRRKKVPRKCCNNQGLLPVKQLQMTLSWEEVWICWRLPRGEGGPADTDVWAASYQGQEVGT from the exons atggaaacagaagctgcggCAACGCTACTTGTGGCaatcctctctaagagagggcatgaactgcccgcaaaactgctgataaaacttctacatttaggtagaaaatgggGACACTTTACCGATCCACACACGATGTTTTTTGTTACGGAGTGGcgagattatggagaaacgttgtggcaaaagactatatcaAGAACAGACAACgatgaaaaggaagttaaagctGTTCGAGGGGACTGCACGATCACGAAAAGGGGCAAAGAGccttttgggggctgtggggaaacttggCGAACTGTCCTTAATACTTTACAAGCGCTGAAGGCGGAGTCAAAAGTCGCCGCTGCCGCTGTGCGCgccacagccccccccaatcccccggCTGAACCTCATCGCACCACGAGTCGTACgagtgctttctttggggtgagCCAGAATTacccaatgaaaggaatgactgggaaagtttgtaccGGCGTCTGCGAGCTCTTAAATCCGACTGTAAAAAGGGGGAATGCGTCTGAGGACATAAACGGCCCCGTTGCGCCGCAGGCACCCGATGTTCACCCATCAGAGGGCGGAAGTGCAATGACACAGGAACCGGAAGTGCCCACAGTAGCGGCTGCGCTGATCAAGTGCGGGGCGGCCCGAGCTGTCGGACTggcgaggaatcagaggaggaagaaggtgccacgaaaatgctgtaacaaccaaggactgctacctgttaaacaattgcagatgacactaagctgggaggaagtgtggatctgctggagg CTGCCCCGGGGAGAAGGAGGCCCTGCAGACACAGATGTTTGGGCTGCCAGCTACCAAGGACAAGAGGTGGGCACGTAG